The genomic DNA AAACCTACTCTTCGATTCGCATTCGCGGCGCTATGCTCGACGAGTTGCGGCGCAATGATTGGGCACCAAAATCGGTACACCGCAAACAGCGCGACATCACAAGTGCCATTAAGGAGATAGAAAGCACCACGGGCAAGGATGCCAAAGATGAAGAGATTGCCCAACATATAGGTATCGCTCTCGACGAATATTATAAAATATTACAAGATGCCAGCACCTCAAAAATATTCAGCCTAGATGAGTTAGCACTTGATGACGGTGCAATTAATGGAAGTGCCTCCAGCAGCGCCAGTGCCGGGCCACTGGAGCAACTCCAGAGCGAGGATATAAAGCGGTTACTTGCCGATGCAATAGACGCACTACCCGAGCGGGAAAAGCTGGTAATCACCCTCTACTACAATAGTGAATTGAATCTGCGCGAAATCGGCTCTGTTATGGGGGTGAGTGAATCCCGCGTTAGCCAAATCATGAGCCAAGCCACCATACGCCTTAAATCACGCATTAAATCAGATTAATGACCATTGCAACACACCACAAAAAACACTTTTTCAACCAGACCCGTCTGCACGAAGCCAACTATAATTTGCTGCAACAGCTACTGGGCTGCTTGGATAATATGG from Gammaproteobacteria bacterium includes the following:
- a CDS encoding RNA polymerase sigma factor FliA, whose protein sequence is MYSTLQQSQDDLLQEHAPMVKRIAYHLAARLPSSVMVDDLIQAGMIGLLDASKNYDPTQGASFKTYSSIRIRGAMLDELRRNDWAPKSVHRKQRDITSAIKEIESTTGKDAKDEEIAQHIGIALDEYYKILQDASTSKIFSLDELALDDGAINGSASSSASAGPLEQLQSEDIKRLLADAIDALPEREKLVITLYYNSELNLREIGSVMGVSESRVSQIMSQATIRLKSRIKSD